TCATGACATATAAATGAATTTCAACATCAAAcacccatgataaataattatcaccattgatatcaagagttagaaattttaatttggtaagacttgacatggtaaaattataacaaagaacaaataaactaacttatattagaaatttaataaacatgtcaaacatgcattctaatacaacttagataaatatcatactctgcacatgatacaaaaatcagttaaacccatatataataattcaaaacatgcatgttaatgtacaataattaaaattacaaataaaaattacatatacatattatgaaaaattaacaacaatacacacaaaaaaacattaattttacaacatacttaTACATAATATCTTAAAACAACATACTTAGATAAATTGATAAAAAcatttagatcataaaaacaattacaaaacttatactaatagAAAGGAAACAACTAAATTAAAGACACAAATCATAAAGAACCCATAAACTATACatagatcttaaaataattgaaataagaaccaaatataaacaatcacataaatcataaagaaattaaaatgaactaaaccataatcttatcatgaactaaaaatatttttaacaaacaatagCATGTAAACataatatgtaaaattacaatatgcaataagtataaaatattaCAACATGCATGGATTGTTTCCTGCAAtgttcataaatatatatataaaaaaacaaatattataacctaccttttgcaaatgataaaattgtaaaGTCTCGTGCCGATAAtgtgttataaaataaagaacaaagaaactaaataagaacaatgcaacaacacaaaagaagaatagagaagagaggaagaaggggaaacaattaaactcaattgtAGTGTGACTTACAAATGCAACACATAtatctatttataggacatatcatggtatatgttatattatgaaattcaatgaaatgaatgttacaataaagaattgaatgagagttgtatgaaaattgtaaccttcaTAAATTATGGATATCTACtcttataatatatcattatatttataatGTATACTATATGTTTGTattttaataagaaaattatCCCATTGGATTTGCGATCTTAGATCTAACCTACTAAACAAATATTCCAACGAAGAGGAACGAGATGAGAACGCCGTTCTAACCTACGCAATATCAATCGTTTCTTCGCTGCTACTTTACGCCTCAAGTTCCTACCCTTCAAGTTTCATCTTCAACGATCAACCCAACGATTAACCCACTGCACCACCTTATCTCTTGTTGGTGTCATCTAATCCATCTTCTTCCTGCATCTTCTGCAAATGCTCTCAGGTTCTTTCCTCTCTCTTGTGCACAAACTGATCACCCATGTTGTTCGCCGGAAAATGATTCAGATTCTTCGTATCTTGCCTGCATTGTCTTTGACTATAATATGATTGAAATTCACTTGTTGATTGGTTTTCAATTGTTAATTACCGTTGGTTTTGCTGTTTAGTGATAGTATATTATGAGGTTTTTGTTCGTTTTCGGGTTTTTGGATGTGATTTCATCCTATAGAATGAAGAGTATGCAACGTATGCTGTCACCTTGCGGGGGAAATGGTACACGTGGACCCGAAATGGAGCTAGGTTTTGATACGTGCAGTTTGAGTTTTGGTTTTGGGAGGATTTGGCATTCGTTATATGAATTTTGTAATTAACTATGCCGTTTGATTGTTATTTATAACGGTGCATTGCTTTTTGAGGTTTAGAATTTGGACTTAACGCCTCTTTCTATTCATGGTTATTGGTtttatttcttcctttttgtTGACTGAGATTGGTCGTAGAACTCGTTGCCTGTCTATGTTTTAATGTTGGCCTGATTTTGAATTTCTAATCCATGACTAAGTATTTCTTTATTGTCTTGATATAGTTGATTGAATCATCAATCATGATGGGAAATTTGAAGCTGCAGTCCTTGTTTCTTCAGCTTGCATTTGCTTTCTGCGTATTTATTAGCTCTCTGAGCTTTGGCGACGCAGGGATCACCAGTACATTTATTCGATCAGAGTGGCCATCCATTGATATACCTCTTGATCATGAAGTATTTGCTGTTCCACAAGGTTACAATGCCCCCCAACAGGTAAAGCTCTTGATAttgtttatattaattttttttttgtgtaataTAAGAGTGGCAATTGACTTAGTTGTTCTTTCTATGTTGAAAGTTTCTATTGCTTACTTGTTACCAGCATTAATTGAAAACAAGAAAATTTGCGTTTTCTTTTCTTGTACCTGATTCTCGAATCAATAGTGGCGTCGTTTACCACTAATTGCTCTAATGCTTCTTTTCTCTGCAGCATGCTATTTTAATTCTTTGCCATATGTCTGGGCCTCTTTCCATTCCAAGTTTGTTATGTGGCTTTATAAGATTTGGAGTGAAATAAAAGGatttttaagtttattttgaatttgttgtcatggttttctttttcatgaACCGAATTTTGGATGGGTGGGAATAAACAGTCTGGAAAATAGACTTAATGTTTGCTTGGAGCTTCTCTTGTCTTAATGTAAAGGCATTAGGCAACACAGAGTCACAACTCAAAGCCCAATTCTGTTAAAGAAACGACAAATGAGACACGTTATTCTTCTTACTTTCTGTCTTTTGTTTCTTGTggatgttttctttttctttttctttttcttctttttttttccttgcgaAGAATAATAAGAACATTCCCATCACTTTCTTGTAGGTGCACATTACCCAGGGTGACTATGAAGGCAAGGCTGTTATTATCTCATGGGTAACACATGATGAGCCAGAGCCCAATAGTGTACAATATGGTACATCAGACGGAAGTTATGAGTTCACTGCAGAGGGAGTAGTGACAAACTACACTTTTTATAAATACAAGTCTGGTTACATTCATCACTGTCTTATTGCTGACCTCAAGGTAACTGAATGTAGTTTTCTGAGCGGTGGTAGTATTAATCTTACTTATAATATCAAGCTGGCCATTGCATATGAGAGTTCAGAGATTAAAAATTACCACATATGCAAACTTCTTTAATGTATCTTGACTTTCATTAGGCTCTCCCTCCCACTGATGTGAATGGTTTATGGTCTAAAATTTGACATTACTTCATGGTCTTTTTTGGTCATGTACTATTAGCTAATTTGACATGCTGTATATGTGTTTGGTTCCAAAATTATTGCAAATCTCTTCCTCTCTTGACTAGACAAGCATGCTCTGAAAAATGTTCCATTGATGGTTTTAATGGTGTCCCCTTGATCCAGTATGATACCAAGTATTATTACAAGATTGGGAGTGGTGATTCTGCTCGAGAATTCTGGTTCCGCTCACCCCCAAAAGTTGATCCAGATGCTTCTTACAAATTTGGGATAATTGGTGAGAATTCAGCTTTAGtgttttatttctttctctAAAATTAGATATTAAGTTCCAGTTTTTTTGGGTACTTTTTAAGTTTATGAGTTCCCGTTTTTTAGTGATATTTTAAGTTGccaaaaagaggaaagaaaaaaaaaaaaagattagtgTTCATTCAGATAATTGTTATTATATAAGGGTGAACTTTAATGTAAATTTATATAGCTgccttttgttttatttctatcggaagttatttgtttttttttttttttttgtaattcaccctttcattttcttccatttccTCTCTTTGTTCAATAGACATCgaaaattttagttttgtttctGCAATATTTCTTTTATCTATCATTGTTTCTCAACTGAAGGGTTGagtaatttaatatttttaaatgataCCATATGAAAATGGATATTATATGAAAATTTCATACCatgtaatttaatttaatactaTATGAATGAATATTGGTTATATAATTGTAAAATTTCATTCAGGAGGTTTTCTAGAGACTATTTTAGAACTTTTCAACATTTGAGTTGATGAAACTATGCTAATAACAATAAATGTAGTAAGAATCCATTGATGTATTaacttttattttcataaatttattgTCTATCATTAGCAATTTTTTATCTCATGGTTTCGTTGAAATAACGCATAGGTAGattaaaaatcataaacaaagatttacaattaaataatttaaattaatagaTGAGGGACATGGTATTAAACAATGTCTCGAGGGGCTTAGAAAAACAGTCTTCTTTTCTCAAGTCACTTGCATTTTATATGGTACGTGCCTGGCCTCTCCCCCTCTGTAGTCTCCccaaagaaaaataaatcttttgTTTGACTTAACAAGTAGGCTGATTCTCTTTTACTTGTACGTTTCGCATCTTGCTCAACCTACTTTTGCATTTAGCAGACTTTCGTGTTCATTTATTTTGTCCTCTTGCTTTAGTACTAAATACCTATTCTATGCTCTAGGTGATTTGGGCCAGACGTTTAATTCTCTTTCTACTCTTAACCATTATATGAAGAGTGGAGCACAGACAGTATTGTTTCTTGGAGATATCTCTTATGCTGATAGGTATCAATTTAATGATGTTGGTCTAAGATGGGATACATGGGGTCGATTTGCAGAGCAAAGTACAGCTTATCAACCTTGGATTTGGTCAGCAGGAAATCATGAAATAGAGTACATGCCTTACATggtaaaaattttgaaattgattttttttttttttttttttttaatttttacttcTATGTGCATCTGACATGTTAAACCATTTGAATATGCAATCATTGAACAATATCATTTCAATTCTTACTCGGTAATTGTATTCTTTAACTGTGGTTTCCTTGTCTGATGTGTTTGCATATTTTCTTCgcatttaaatatttaaactaGATAATTATTCTCCGTGGACATGCAAATATTGTATTACATTTTCTGTATAAGTAAATTCTCTTCTGAATTTATTGTTTAAATACTGAATCTGCCTCTTGTGTTACTGGCCTGGAAAATGGGGAAAATACTTTGTCCTGCTAAATCAAAACATATGTTGTTATGTAATTTCCTAAATGCTCTAAGGCCACTCAGctttattttggtttaactTAATATTTATCtagaatttatttatttgtttacttTTAATTTGTAGGGTGAAGTTGAACCTTTCAAGTCCTATATTCATCGGTATTTGACGCCTTACTTAGCATCCAAAAGCAGCAGTCCTCTTTGGTATGCAATCAGAAGAGCATCTGCTCATATTATAGTTTTATCTGCCTACTCTCCATTTGGTAAATACTAAATCTACATATTCTTGCTTTACACGACTAGTTAAGCTCTTTAATAGTTCCTGCTCGTTCATTTAGGAAGTTCTTGTTCCTTTCATTGCCTTTTTATTTGTACATCAACATTAGGTTTGCACATTAATTACTTATTGCTATCAAAATTGGAAATCAAGAGTTTTTTTAATTAGgtgttctttcttttctttccttctttttcaaGGTTGTGGGTGTGTTTGGGTCCCCATAATTGAATAAGATAGTATTATAGCttttaaacaaatatttgaGAAATTGGAAAGATAAGTTAGAACGTCACAAGGAGGATTCCAATCACTTCAACTTCTTTGGAAATTGGATCTAATGACGTTGGTTTCACCCAATGAGCGTCAAATTTGTTGATGATGCTGTAATTTCAGTTGGTGCTAGAAACTTGTTCTCTGCATATACCCAATTTGGATTGTTGACATGACAATCGGTATGCTAATTGCCAAGTGCATGTGATTTAAGCTATTGAGTTGTGGAGTTTGACTTCCTATGTAATGTACCAAACTGTTTTATTTAAGAATGTGTTAGGGATACTTCCTAACAAGAACAAGATCTGAATTTATTGTAATGTAACCGTAAGGAAATACAAGATAGACCTAAGTATAAGGCACTTTGAACCTCCCTCTTGAGTACTCTTGGCCAATCCCTAGATCACTCTACAGAATAACCTCCCTTCACTCACTTACCCTCCCCCAATTTATAACAAGTAGTAACCAGCCTAGTAACCACTTTTATACAATAACTACTAGTCACAAGTAGTAACCACCCGTATACAATAACTACCGGTAATTCCCTATCTATCTAATCACCCTTATACCTCTTAACTaatacaaataaatatatatagtaCCTAACATTACCCCTCCCTTCAAAGACACCTTGTTCTCAAGGTGTGCTTGAAAACGTGATCAAATGAggaaacttcttcttcttcttcttcttcacaaaacCACCCACTTCAACCTGCAAAGTAATTGGAGATTCAACCGAATAAGCAACATAACTATCCCATTTgcttgaatttgaatttgaagccTTTCTTCTGTGTTGATTGCATGTTCAATGGTAggttcttcttcctctttcttttttcttccggCCACCGTTTTGTTTGTTCCCCCATTTGACCACTCTCTTGTTCGTCCTATGTCTTCTCTGTGTTAGGTATTTTACTCCTTCCCTTCCTTGTCTCACTTTCTACATTTTTAACGTTTGACTGTTCTGGCTTTCTCCACCTTGTTGTGTTTTTTACTTCATTTTTGTCGATTCTTCTTTCTTTACGTCCTTCTTGCCTCGCTGATTGGTTTGCCCAAACTTTTTCATAGGATTACTCAGGTATGATTGTCGTCTTCTTGCCACTTTTTGAACTCGACGAGATAGCTTTTGAATCaggttttctttctttgatgacTGCtaatcttctttctctttccgCCCATCTTTCTTGCGAATCCTAATCCTTTGTCTTATTTCTCTCTGTATCCTAATAATGCGTTAATTCCATGATCATGATCCATTACTAAAATTGATGTTCCGAGATAAAtggctttgataccaatttgTTAGGATACATCCTACTAAGAAGAACAAGTTTTGAATTTATTATATTGTAACTATAAGGAAATACGAGATAAACCCAAGTATAAGTCACTTTGAACCTCCCTCTTGAGTACTCTCGAAGCCCTGGATCACCCCCAAAGTAAGCTCCCCCTCACTCACTTACCCTCCCTTGAGTAGTAACCACCTTAGTAAGCACTCTTATACAACTTCCAATCACAAGTAATAACCACCCTTATACAATATCTACCAGTCACAAGTAATAACCACTCTTATACAATAACTACTAGTAACTCCCTATCTATCTAATTACCCATATACTCATTAACTGACACAAACTAAATAACTAGTACCTAACAGAATGTTTGAGCCAAGTCtaccttatcattttgaaagATCAATATGTCCAAAAAGATTACCAATTCAAATATTGCAACATGAGGATTAGCTTCTTTATCCTCCATGTAACTGCATACCGTAATTTAGTCTAGCTTTAGAAAAATTTAACTTCTATGTTTCTAGCTAATTTGAACACATGAACAGGTACTTAGGTAGTGAGCTCATGTCCATTGTTCCATCACATCTTACGTTTTTCTTTAACCAATTACGAAGGCCGTCGATTTTCAAGTGTTTTTTCCCTCATAGAAACTTCACGATTATTTATTTCAGTGAAGTACACACCTCAATGGCACTGGATTCATGAAGAGTTTGAAAGGGTCGATCGGGAGAAGACGCCATGGTTGATTGTTCTTATGCATGTTCCAATCTACAATAGTAATGAAGCACATTTTGAGGAGGGTGATAGTATGCGGTCAGTATTTGAAAGTTTGTTCGTAAAATACAGAGTTGACGTTGTCTTTGCCGGCCATGTCCATGCTTATGAACGATCAGTATGTTGCTCTTTCCTTTTTAACCCATATGGTGATTATGCATAGATTGGGCAAACTTTTCTGAAGTGCAACTTAGTTAAATAAATGCTTATGTTTACCTTGTTGTTTTGTTATAATGCCATTCAAATTTTGTAGTCCTTTCGTTAATAACTCATACCTTGATGCTTTGGGAAATTATGATTCATGGAATGGTGTAGTTAATAAACAAGAAAACTTCATTAGGCAGATATGGTTCTTACTCGCACATTTTTGACCAAAAATATCATAATAGATTGTTCAGTAGTTTCCAGGATCTGGAAGGTAAAATTTTGAGTAAGATGTCTTCAATATAAATGTATGTAGTTTTGATGAACATTGCATGTTGGATCATAATCTGCATACATTATTATACTTGGACAACATAATCAGCTAACCTCAA
The sequence above is drawn from the Cucumis melo cultivar AY chromosome 2, USDA_Cmelo_AY_1.0, whole genome shotgun sequence genome and encodes:
- the LOC103487405 gene encoding bifunctional purple acid phosphatase 26, whose amino-acid sequence is MMGNLKLQSLFLQLAFAFCVFISSLSFGDAGITSTFIRSEWPSIDIPLDHEVFAVPQGYNAPQQVHITQGDYEGKAVIISWVTHDEPEPNSVQYGTSDGSYEFTAEGVVTNYTFYKYKSGYIHHCLIADLKYDTKYYYKIGSGDSAREFWFRSPPKVDPDASYKFGIIGDLGQTFNSLSTLNHYMKSGAQTVLFLGDISYADRYQFNDVGLRWDTWGRFAEQSTAYQPWIWSAGNHEIEYMPYMGEVEPFKSYIHRYLTPYLASKSSSPLWYAIRRASAHIIVLSAYSPFVKYTPQWHWIHEEFERVDREKTPWLIVLMHVPIYNSNEAHFEEGDSMRSVFESLFVKYRVDVVFAGHVHAYERSYRISSVHNNVSGDHHIVPDKSAPVYITVGDGGNQEGLAGRFKDPQPEYSAFREPSYGHSTLEIKNRTHALYHWNRNDDGKKVATDAFVLRNQYWARNRRRRKLKKHIQMVIDEEMAS